The proteins below are encoded in one region of Bacteroides uniformis:
- the fucP gene encoding L-fucose:H+ symporter permease — protein sequence MESNKIIPKGILFPFILLTTLFFAWAVPNNLTDTMLAAFKRIMSMSDSKTAWIQVVCYLLGYGCCAVPGALFIKKYTYKSGVMLGLGLYAFGALLFYPAMLSSGVNVDFSFFMYLLAIFVLFAGLSVLETSTNSYVLAIGPESTATRRLNLSQAFNPFGAITGVVISQIFILSQLNGMTATERAQLPAEELAAIQGQELNAVTTAYVVLGLVMLVLLLAIRLTKMPNLSEKGEKIEFGATLRRLIKNKNYVWGVIAQFFNIGAQIAVWSFVIRYAMVQLNFDGVLASLGDSASADAVVNALRGVEPVAAAFYNCCEWLGLNDLLPRTAEQAAATYYIMSLILFVVMRFVCTAMMKYVKAYKLLIGLALLAVMCCLGAMFGKGSFGVYCLMGISGCMSLMFPTIYGFGLTGLGDDTKIGGSFMVMAIAGAAVLTQIQGIVSDQTGSIMAAYVVPAVAFAVIAYYGLFIARKQELTTK from the coding sequence ATGGAATCAAATAAAATAATACCGAAAGGAATCCTCTTCCCATTCATTCTGCTCACTACTCTTTTCTTTGCCTGGGCTGTGCCGAATAATCTGACAGATACTATGCTTGCAGCTTTCAAGCGCATCATGAGTATGAGTGATTCAAAAACAGCTTGGATACAGGTAGTGTGCTATTTGTTGGGATATGGATGTTGTGCTGTTCCCGGTGCCTTGTTTATCAAGAAATACACTTATAAATCAGGCGTGATGCTGGGGCTTGGTCTATATGCATTTGGGGCTTTACTGTTCTATCCTGCCATGCTTAGCTCGGGAGTGAATGTTGATTTCAGCTTCTTTATGTATCTGCTGGCAATCTTTGTTCTCTTTGCCGGACTTTCAGTTCTGGAGACGTCTACTAATTCTTATGTATTGGCAATCGGTCCTGAAAGTACCGCGACACGCCGTTTGAATCTGTCTCAGGCCTTCAATCCGTTCGGAGCGATTACGGGAGTGGTGATCAGTCAGATTTTCATCCTCTCACAACTGAATGGAATGACAGCGACAGAGCGTGCCCAACTTCCGGCTGAGGAGCTGGCCGCCATCCAGGGGCAGGAATTGAATGCTGTTACTACTGCTTATGTGGTACTTGGTCTGGTGATGTTGGTGCTCTTACTTGCTATTCGGCTTACCAAAATGCCTAATCTTAGTGAAAAAGGTGAAAAAATAGAGTTTGGTGCCACTCTTCGTCGTCTTATAAAGAATAAGAATTATGTATGGGGTGTAATAGCACAATTTTTCAATATTGGTGCACAGATAGCCGTATGGTCATTCGTGATCCGTTATGCTATGGTACAGCTGAATTTTGACGGTGTATTGGCTTCTTTAGGAGATTCTGCTTCTGCAGATGCTGTTGTAAATGCATTACGGGGAGTGGAACCGGTAGCTGCCGCATTCTATAATTGTTGTGAATGGCTTGGATTGAATGATTTGCTGCCACGTACGGCAGAACAGGCTGCAGCTACTTACTATATCATGTCACTTATTCTCTTTGTAGTAATGAGATTCGTATGTACTGCCATGATGAAATATGTGAAAGCTTATAAACTCTTGATAGGACTTGCGCTTCTTGCTGTAATGTGTTGTTTGGGTGCCATGTTCGGCAAGGGCAGTTTCGGCGTCTATTGCCTGATGGGCATTTCTGGTTGTATGTCATTGATGTTCCCGACCATTTATGGTTTTGGTCTTACAGGTTTGGGGGATGACACTAAGATTGGAGGTTCATTCATGGTAATGGCTATTGCCGGTGCTGCCGTTCTGACCCAAATTCAGGGTATTGTCTCCGACCAGACGGGTAGTATTATGGCTGCATATGTTGTACCGGCCGTTGCTTTTGCAGTGATTGCCTATTATGGGCTTTTCATTGCAAGAAAACAAGAGTTAACAACCAAATAA